One region of Haloterrigena salifodinae genomic DNA includes:
- a CDS encoding class I SAM-dependent methyltransferase, whose amino-acid sequence MGYHTFDAERADELERAGRRYRFVSAEELLWALSLSPDDTVADLGSGTGFFTDDVAPHAGEVHAVDVQEAMREYYREKGVPENVALATSDVSDLPFDDGALDAAFSTMTYHEFASDDALAEIQRVLAPDGRLVVVDWASTGSGEDGPPVDERYSAEETTNALRNAGFVIEHEAVRPETFLLIATLG is encoded by the coding sequence GTGGGCTACCACACGTTCGACGCAGAGCGAGCGGACGAGCTGGAACGGGCCGGACGGCGATACCGCTTCGTGTCGGCCGAGGAACTGCTGTGGGCGCTCTCGCTGTCGCCGGACGACACCGTCGCCGACCTCGGAAGCGGCACCGGCTTCTTCACCGACGACGTCGCACCCCACGCCGGGGAGGTCCACGCGGTCGACGTTCAGGAGGCGATGCGCGAGTACTACCGAGAGAAAGGCGTCCCGGAGAATGTCGCCCTCGCGACCAGCGACGTGAGCGACCTCCCGTTCGACGACGGCGCACTCGACGCCGCGTTCTCGACGATGACCTACCACGAGTTCGCGAGCGACGACGCACTCGCGGAGATTCAACGAGTCCTCGCGCCCGACGGCCGACTCGTCGTCGTCGACTGGGCGTCGACTGGCTCCGGCGAGGATGGTCCGCCGGTCGACGAGCGATACAGCGCCGAGGAGACGACGAATGCCCTCCGTAACGCCGGATTCGTTATTGAACATGAGGCCGTCCGACCGGAGACCTTCCTGCTGATCGCGACGCTCGGGTGA